TTTGATATGGAAGTATAAGAACCCTTACCACATTtgattaaaagtataaaaaataaaaatttatttatccatttaaattaaattcaaaacaataattgttttttcaaattatacgGGCCTTTTACCTAAAAATTTTAAAGGCCCTTATTCTTTCGATAATTCAATCTAAACTTCACCATTttcaacaaagaaaaataaaaaggaaaagtagGTTATTATGGAATAGCATGAAAAATATACATGGTATAAATTTCAACAGCATCATGCCCTTGTCCAAGCTCTGATCCAAACTCAATCAATTCCTAAATATAGATTTTCCACATAACTTTATTTGTGGTTCATTAATTGCGTAATCAAATTTCTACCTCTCCCTTTGAAAACTCAAGTTCCTTGGCTTTTTGGTCATCTAGATAATGTTGATACATATAGGACAAAAAGCCTCATAGAGCTAAGAAGAAGGCTATAGCCTTCACCCAATTGAACTTGTCATGAAAGACTATGATGCCAAGGATAGGAGCTATGGTCAATTCCATGTTACCTATTACAACTTAGTGCTAGAATCTTAGgggattcttataaaatatcaataatcatCAAGAATACATTATGTTAGATTATCAAAAAGAATTTTAAGAATATCTGGATCCATAGTGATTGATCAAATAAGCGCAATGAAATCTGGAGAACAATCATGAACAATTGATTTAATGACATTcttcaaccaaatcaccttATTCCTTATAAGATTGTCGTTTTCTCTTCAAATGAGGAGAGGAGAAACGGTTTTTTGATTTGGTATATTAGGGACTATAATCATACCTCAGGTTTTAAACCTATTAAGGTTCTCATTATCTCCTAATGGATTAAACTGATTTCCGTTCATTAAGctcatatcaattttctgttgATAGTCTAATAGGTTCACCAAATTAGATCGCTTATATTAAgcgcataaaaaatataaataactaatataaatattataatataaaatgtagtccacattaattaattaattgaaaattataaaattcctaacaccGAGAATAAAAAAGATACCTAAAAAATCAACCCCAACATACCAATGTCGGCTAATTGCCATCTCACAACATTCCAAAGCAGGGTGATTACATATGACACCCtaccattttcaaattccttcatCTCCATTCCTAAAGTTCTCCCGTCTCCACTTGCAAACAATCCCACAATGCCACCACAGGAGACAATGATCATTGGGTACACTAGCATGCCCAACAAAGTAGAAAAGGTTTCTCTCTTTATATCTTTGTCAGAACAAAGCTGCACAAGAGAATGGTGTAAAGAAAATGTGGCAGATGCAGCAAGGGCGGAGAAGAACCCAATTATTTGCTTTTCTTTGGGAAGTTGAAGATCCTCTGAGTCCTCAGATTTAGCATTGATTGAAAGCACGAAAACTGATATAGTAAGAAGGACTACATATCAATGCAGTGAACTTTTGAGAATTGAGGAAGAAAGTGAATACTACATTGAAGGCTAATTGGGATGCACATAGCAAAAGTGGAAAGAGGAAGATATAAAAGTCCATAGGCATACATAAAGTCCAACGCTGTCAACATAAGCCAAAAGCTAGATACAAGGGAAATAAGGTAGAAGGTTTTGATTTGGTTTTGGAGGAATCATTGTTGGGATCATTTGTTAATTTGACATGTGTTGGGAAGTAAAATAGGAGAGGGAGTAGTATAGAGAATCCAGCTGATTGAACAAATGCTGCAACccatttgcttctacaacctTTGTCAAAGTAAAATCTACCCAAAACAGTGGCCGTATATTGGCCTGCCAGAAGAAAGATGGTATAAAGAGACACGCAACCACCGTTTGTAGTTTTTTAGTGTCTGGCATTGAGGTTGTTGAGTAACAGATATGTTTGTGGACATTGTGTGCATTTTATAGTCTTCTGAGGAGAGAGCTGCAAAGAGAGAGTGGTCTTACGAAAACCGTCCTTgaacattttcaattaattaagaaaatgccACCGTGATTATAATAACAACGGTCTTCTCGTGGAAGATAACTTTTGTATTAGTGCGTACactaaatcatatatattattattttatgattcaTATTCTCTTGCTctctctattttattatttctctaTCTTTCTTGCTTTTAAGTTATCAagcttttgcttttattttacaatagtaagaaattttttaggaagatataatattattcttttttctggTGATTTTGTTTGGATTAGGTTGTCcaaacttaataatttaaaatttgcttgtaagatttaattttaaattcttaagtTTAGACAAATAATTTAGCATATAATTTTGTAAAGTATATATGAAAtacttttctaaaatattaaatcttcctataaaaattaaatttgtaatatttcTAACAATACATTTAAATGATCTATATTAATTATCTGGTCTTCAGATGGAAGAAATTAATTCTTATTagggatgtaaaaaaaaaaaagcatacttGTAGATACGATAtgtaaaattcaatataaaaatgGATAATTAACAAGTACATACATAtagaataaatgaataattttctttggGAAGGTGTGTTGTGTCCTCAGATTCAGTATTGAGTGCAATAAGGGTAACTGACCTGGTAAGCACAACTATATATGGAGTTTAATATCGATGCAGTGAACTTTTGGGAATTGAGGAAGAAAGTGAATTCTGCATTGAAGCCTAATTGGGATGCACATACTAGAGCAAAAGTGGAAAGAGGAAGACATGAAAGTCCATAGACATACACTAAATCCATCACTATAATCGTTAAGCCAAAAGCTAGGTACAAGGAAACTATGATGAAatgttttggtttggttttggAGGAATATCATTTGTGAACTTATTTGTTGATTTTGCATGTTTTGGAGAGTCAAATTAAATAGCAGTGGAATTCGTGTAGGAAATCCAGCTGGGTGAACAGATGCTGCAATCCATTTGCTTTTACCATCTTTGTCAAAGAAAAAGCTTCCCAGAGGAGTGGCTAAACATTGGCCTgcaaaaagaaggatagtataAAGGGACACACAACCACCTTTTGTATTTCTCGGGCCTTGAATGTTGAGGCTGCTGAGTAAGAGTTATGTTTGTGGACATTGTGTGCAAGTTGTGCACTTTGTAATCTCCTGAGGATTAcaaataagaatttttattaatttctttctgaaataaaaaaataataatgcataaatcaatctttattttaaagatCTCATCAATAtctattgtttttctttatgaATCTTTCTCAATTACATCATAAATCTCTTtctatcataaataataatacgaattttatattctttttcttttttaacttgtCTAGATATTAAATAACACATTTAgtgtttatcaaatattttcttataaaaatattggtgTACAACTGAGAAGAGTTGCGGGGTGGAGGAGACAATCTTTAACTTTAGATTTTCACCAATCCTCTGTACTAACCAATAGAATTTGCCTGAATTGGTTTATTCAATCATTGTTTGAGCCATTAAATCGTTACATAATCTTTGATTTAACCTTTTACTCTTTCACCcggttttttatattatttttcaccaTAGCCATCGACTCTTCGTTCCGATGCAGTATTTCACATCTTTTTATCAAAGAACAAAACACGCTTGGCCTTCTTGAAAAGTTGTTGAATTTGAATCtgtagatatatatttttaatttttttttattaaatattcatatacgtatacttttttagtttctttagcGTCCATTGtgtagataaaataaaattttcaaaatatatgtcttcataattttttattactgcAATTTTTTAGCTACATATTTGATTTAACCGATGAACAATAAAATGTTGGtaactaaatatttattatcaaatttaaaactAGACAAGGATAATTACAAAACATGTGACTTAATTTTTTAGACTTAATTAcacatttatcatttaaattttattagtgCATTTTACCTATATGTCAAATGTGTAATGAAGTGTTGATATGACTCTAAAGAACATCATCAGTATTTTGTTAGTAACATGATGggaaaatatgtaaaaattaaaaaatatgattgtaaAATGTGGGGAAAAAAGCTTGGACGGtaaattttgagaaataatGATAATTGAATGGTAAAATCTACAATTAAACCtgatttttatttagtttcttATTTCAAAACTTGCACAGGAAtcactaaaaacatattttttctatagtttttttatttaagttttgaaatcaaaacaaaataaaataagataatatatttaaaattatataaaccaAAAACAAGTTAGAGTTTAATTATCATTCAAATtcagtattattattttttttacattattgatCAATTAAAAgtctaaacttttaaaataactattataaaaattaacaaacttatcatatataattttatgtaattaaataacaatataaaagctTTCATGtcaatatattctaattaaattcaaaataaaaaatatattttttcaaattacagaAGGCTTTATTCTTTCAATTTAAACTTTACGCTTtacaacaaagaacaaaaactaTATTATGGTGGTTGAATACTAAGAAATATTCGTTGCATGAATTCCAAGAGCAACACACCCTTGTTCaacctctaattttttttatctaaagtaataaaaaattgatatcaggaatttataataattatctattCAAAACTCACATTCATACTTACCCAATAGAGTTAGAGTCCTTTAACTATCCAACCTCTAGTCTAAACTCAATTCCTAATATAGATATTCCTGTGTAACTTTACTTGTGGTCCATTAATTCGATCATCGAATTTATAGCTCTCCCTTTGAAACCTCAAGGCCGTCATCACTTTTATCTTGCTTGGCCTTTTTGTCCTCTAGATAATGTTGATACATATAGGACAGAAAGCCCCatgaaaaacatatatataaaatgtttgaaattcaaatatgtttttaatatgtatctgatatattattttatatttttaatatcaattgaacaattatcaataaataagttattaGTTTGAGCGATATTAAACTCATTCTTTTTAAGTAAGGTTTCGAGTTGGCCGAACAATATATCTCTTTTAATATGTCATATTTAacagttttaattttaacttgaaattttaaatattttaaaaaagaaattatctaTAATTAAAACAACAgtatatcaaaatataaatatttattttgtgtaatgcacataataataaaatagtagcgatataattttttataattatatatgaaaccAAGAAATACTAGTTATCTTTTATATACTTtcattctaaatatttttatatttatctatcaattataaatgtaaacaaagtattatatatatatatatatatatatatatatatatatatatatatatatatattgtgtggGATTAAATATCAGTACGTATAAAAAAGCTTTTATGTTAGTATATTATagttaagataaataaaaaatagaattacaGAGGCCTTTATTCTGTAAATATAAACTTCACCTCTGCAACATAAACAAAAACCAAGTTATGCTTGGGATACCAATTCTAGCAACTAATATACATTGCATACGCTTCAACAGCAACATGACCAAAGACCCTAAACTCTACTATAAGCTCAATATCTAAATTAGAGGTCCATTATTATAAATTCCATCTTCAAATTTCTCCATTTCCTTTTAAAATCTCAAGGCAATCACTTTTATCTTCCTTGGCCTTTTGATCATCTAGATAATGTTGATAAATATAAGACAGAAATCCCCACATAGCTAACAAGAAGGCTATAACCTTAACCCCATAAATCTTGTCATGAAAGACCATAACAGCAAGGATAGGAGCTATGGTCAATTCCAGATTACTTATTACAACTGAGAATAATGAAGATACCTCAAAAATCAACCCCAACATACCAACACAACCTATCTGCCATGTCACAGAAGTACAAACCAGAGTCATTACATATGACACACTACCGTTTTCGAATTCCTTCATCTCCATTCCCATAGTTCTCCAATCTCCACTTACAAGCAATCCCACAAGGCCACCAATTGTACCCACGATCATTGGGTAAAAAATCATGCTTAATACAGTAGAAAAAGTTTCAGTCTTTataattttctcaaaataaaattgcataagAGAGTGATGCAATGCAAATATGGCAGATGCACCTAGGGCACAGAAGAACCCAATTATTTGCTTCTGTTTGGAAAGGTTCTTTGTTTCCTCAGATTCAGTATTGAGTGCAATCAGGGTAACTGATATGGTAAGGACGATTATAGAGTTTAAGATCAATGCAGTGAACTTTTGGGAATTGATGAAGAAAGTGAGCACTGCATTGAAGATTAATTGGGATGCACATACTAGTGCAAAAGTGGAAAGAGGAAGATATAAAAGTGCACATGCATACGTAAGGTCCATAGCTGCTATCATTAAGCCGAAAACTAGGTACAAGAAAAATGTGATGGGAagttttggtttggttttggAGGTATCATTATTGGGCACATTTGTTTTGTCATGTTTTTTAGAGTGAAATAGGAGTGGAATTAGTATAGGGAATCCAGCTGACTGAACAGATGTTTGAATCCATATGCTTTTACCACCTTTGACAAAGTAAAACCTTACCAAGAGAGTGCCTGAACATTGGCCTGCAAGAAGAAGGATTGTATAAAGGGACACTCGCAACCATCTTTTGTATTTCTCGAGTCTTGAATGTTGAGGTTGCTGAGTAACAATTGTGTTTGTGGTCATTGTGTGTAATTTGTGTAAATAAGAATTTGAGATTACTGCTATTAATTTCTCTCTGATATAGAATTGGTTCACAATTGAGATAAGAGAGGGATATATATCCAAGAGACCATTTTTAAAGTTAGGACTTTCACCAAAACTTTGTACTAACTAGTAACTAATAGAATTCTCCTGGATTGGTTTATTGAATCATTGTTTGGGCCATTAAATCATTATATAACCTTTGATTTAACCCCTCACTGTCTCAAACccgttttattatttatattttatttatttttcatcataaCAATTGAACCTTTTGTCTGTGATGcagtatttcattttatttttctaaaaaaactttCGGCCTTCATGAAAAGTTATTGAATTTGAATATGTCCACAtctaattttcatttcatttattaaaatatattattaaatactttttgtCGTACATTGTAtgaatcaaataaaacttacaaaAATGCACacgatttattattattgttattattatttgacaaaaatagtTTAGCAACTATTTAAAAGCTGTCCTGATATCCAATGCTCTTGGATCCTAAAAGCTATGTTCAAACATCGGGATGATCTCTTGCAATCTGATGTTTGGAAGGGGTTCCAAAATACAGGAAAGTATGTTACGAGAAAAATTTACCATATGTTGAGAGGGGATAAGCCTAAAGTGACATGGAGAAAAATCTTCTATGGGAATTTGGTTAGGCTGAGAGCTAAGTTTATTTTATGGATGACTTGTTTGGATAAGCTTCCCACCAAAGATCGCCTCCATCGCTTTGGTGTGGTCACTGACAGTAAATGTGTTTTTTGCGGGTTAATTGAGACATGTGATCACCTCTTCTTTGAGTGTGCTACCACTAAAAAAGTTTGGGCGGATATCCTTAGGTGGATTAGCATTATGCGTATTCCTGGGGGCTGGCATTCAGAATTGTAGTGGATTTGTCAATTGACGAATGGTAAAGGTAGAAAAATTAGTCTCTAGAAAATTGCTTTAGCTGAGGTTGTATATGCAATTTGGACTTGTCGTAACAAGATTATTTTCCAACCAAATCCGGGTGGGACAATTCGTAGCAGGGATGTGATTGATATTATCCTATTGAGAGCTACTAGCAACAGGAATTTAAATTGATTCTGTAATATATAGCAGTCgttgtttccttttctttgtctTGTAGTCCGCTGTTGTCGTTGTGAGACCTGGATCGTTATGATCGGTTTgtactttatttgttttttggaaatatatttttatctttgatccaaaaaaaactatttaaaagctaaaaagtTAACTAGAAGTTGAATAGTTATAAATAACACTACTATATAATAGGTTATTAACATTGATTCTAGAGGacattcaacatcgattttgaacCAATGTAGTCGTTAAAAGTATGTCATTTTTGGCATCGGTAATTTAACTGATATTAGAAATCATTATTTACATCGATTCTTCCCAAAATTGATGTAGATATGTGGTCAAAATTGTGTAATATCTAAAGTGTTTTCTACATCGATTATgacaaaattgatgttgaaagtcgtatacaacatcggttttaggaAAACATATGTTGAATGTGCTATACAACATCGGTTGTCAAAATCGAAGTTGAAATGTACTATACCACATCGTTTTGGTTAAAACCATTGttgttttgcaattttttttttatattttgtttgtttgttaaatGAAACCAAACTTGTAAATTAAAATCAGAACTAGTCCAAGCAATAttaatggtatatatatatatatgtgtgtgtgtgtatatgtatatatatatatatatatatatatatatgtatatgtatatattcaaatcattattgaataaaaactaCTAAATAAAGAAACACTTAAAATGCAAACATAAAATATACTAAACATAAGTTTAAAAAGTACATAAAACAAGTATACCAAACTCAAAGAAACAATGACCTCAATGCATAAATGTCATCTATAAGTTATGCTAAACATAAGTTTAACAATTCTAAAATTTCTTAAACACttaatgcttcattaattctaactcttaataaatattttgtccaCTCAATGCAAATTGTCTTTATTCTCTGTGATTCCAATGCTCTTGGATTAGTAAAATTTTGCATCATATAATAAAGCATAACTTAATCAGTCAAAATAATTACAACTATAATAGATAAAATCTACTATAAAGTAAACAATTATCATTTTTCAGTTATCCTTGAAACTTCCTTGGACTATggttgacatccaatgcataATGTCATAGTCACACTCAGTGTTTCCTTTTTGCTTATTACACTATATTCAAtaagaaattcaattttatcCCCAAATTGCTGTACAAActaataaaatgtcattttgaAGAGATCaagcattttttaaattacttactttAACTAAAATGCATTTAGTATTTGCCTTGGATTTGCTTCCATGTTTACCATCAAACCCCTTCAAAGCACTTgttaagagaaacatgcatgtatattgtacaattaaaatatgtatgtaTAATACTAAGAATAAAGTAAATGTGTTACAAATTAAAACTAGTCTGTTAACTATTCCTTTAAAGTAGTTGTCAGGCttattgtgcaaggaacaaaaccaagcgacaacattttccttaggaCATATAATCACCAGCTGCCAATGTCCAATGCATCGGAGAATATTGAGTTATTATAATGCctacattatttaaatgtatttgttAAGTTTTACTTACTTATTCAAAAAGACTCTCTCTCTATGATTTCTACATCcatcttttaatataattctCACATTCAAACTATGATTGCCTTGATTTCTATATGAACTatggctcaaggaatccatacacagaaCCATTCCCCGATTGCATACTTAGCTCATTCATAtgcctatttttgttgaaataatgcaaattattaacaatttaatacaATCAATTAGGTAATGGACTATAATTAAAATGTACTCACATAATCCATAATTGCATAAGAGCGATGTTTGACATTGACCATCATGTGTTATTTCTCCAATATCTTcctgctttatgtacaagggaaTATTATCATTGTACACCCCAAACATAATTGCATTCCATGACACTTGCATAGGCTTGAGAAAAAGTTTTGGGATCATCAAAGTCATTTACTATATGGGATCATCATCAGGTTCCAGCCTATCAACAGGCTTTTTCGATTTCTTTGATACTTGCTTATCCTACACAGTTAATAAACATAAGTTAATGATAGTCAAAACTTTATTTTGGTCAAACccttttttaataacaataaacacaacaaaaaggaaatatatttttttaaaagggttTACAAGTTTTTTTGGCCATGCAATAAAGGTATTCAAGGCCTTCCCCACCGAATTAACCTCTTCAATAGGTATAGGGACATGAACATCAGCATCTCGAACTTCTTCAACACCCACATTCACCATATCATTGGCCAAACGAACGTGGTGTATGATTGATgacccctcataaactctcccaaGGGCAAGCAAGCGGAGAGGAATGCCATCAACATACAACCCATACCTATCTGAGATATTAGTGTCAGGGTCCTGCCTTGAGGGATCAACATTAATATCAACACAACTTTCCTTTGAACTCACATGGGCATCAGAAAGAGCTACATCTGACTCAACTAGATGTGGTTGCTAGGATTGCATCTGACTAAATGATAACATTAGTTGTTTCATCACTTTTCGGTGATCGATTGTTCCAACTCATCTCTAATATTCTATGTCAACTCCTCTTTAAGATTTTGTTTCAgtcgatccaactcttttgggTCTCTCAATGTACATGTGTAGGAGCAATGTGATGGTGGTCCAAAGCATTGTCTGATGGTGACATCGACTCCAGCAGCATGGACACAACCATGTTGCTCTGGTCACCCAATGACAGTAATCAATACATTCTGACGTCCATGAGAAACAAAGCTACCCTGTGCAGACTGCTCTTCCAGGAAATCCTGCAACcaacaaaagaaattatatttatggACTATTGTTATTACACAACtacaaaaaatagaattttgtgTAGCCTTTTACATTAGTTCAAAAATAActattgtaataaaaatatggtaacatttttgaaaataaaatgtctTTTTTAGATCAGATGTAGTGTATCTAatgtaaaaaatactttttaaaccAATTTATACATTGGTATgatttttaagtcatatttagTTTAACTTGATTTAGAAAGTTGTATTTAGATTAGCTCAAAACCGATCTTATCTAAAAACTATGCTCTCAAACAAAACCTAAAACAATAGCGCACGCCTCTTCAGAAAACCCTCCCCACATTGCACACCATACGTTGCACACCCCCACTCTAAACTCCGACGCAAGACCCTCATCGCGATGACATTTGCGTCTCCGTCGTCAAGCATAACTTCAAAACCCTCGACTCTCTGCTCTCGACGTTTCAGCTACACCTTTTCATTTGTCTTTGAAACCCTCTCTCTACTCTCTgtattttgtttcttctatgCCTGAATTCGTCATAATCTTAGTGTGAGAAAAGCCCCCCACTCCATAATCGTATGCTTCCATGTCCTCTTCTCTCCTTTGTCACTTTGCTTTAGCATTTTGGGGTTTGTTTTGATTTGGGGGAAATCTATGTTTGATAACCATGAGAACTACAGCTTATGCGACTTCTATTCGTCATTTAACATTTAATTCTTTGTTATACTATACCTACATCTTGACAAATAAAACCCATGCCTCAAAGTGGGGTAGAAAGTTAAGTAATTATTAGATGACTAAGTTATGATTTAGGATTGGGTTTTCAGTGTTGCATTCAGatgcaattttgttttaaaactttATGCTAGTTCTTTGTGTTAGCTTCGTGTGTTAGCTAGTCTTATTCTTTGTGATGAAAACAAAAGTTGTTTAAAAATTTGGATATTTTCAAGAAATCTTTCATGTtactttagttttaatttttttttaaaaaaaaaccatgcaTATTCTCTTCACAAGGTAATATTGCTTGGATAAAAACTTGTTATTTATTCTTCACTTTTAGTtactatagttttttttttgcatcatttaatttctttttctaatcttttgaatttacttttatttcattttagtttcttttacttttattacttttcatttatttaatttcaattttgtctACTTTAGTTAAATAAGATGGAAGGCAAAGTTCATATCAAAACAAAAGAACCTTGACTTACATGTTCTGTGTACTCTGCAGTACTCTCCTTGCACCAATCTTAATTTCTTCGTGTATTGGGGTCTACAAAATTGGCGTTAAAATATGCATGTCAACGCTCCTCATCAATCTTTGTACAGGAGCACGCACAGAACGTCCTTAGCACCCAGGCTATTGGACCGataaattgttaatatatatctatatatttgaATTCTAATGATAATGTTGTTATTCTCTTATCAAGTTGTAGGTACATACTTATATACTAGCAATGAATTATCTATAAGTCAATAAGTAATGAATTATCTAAGAGTTGTTAATTATGCTACTATAACAGTCCCTACAATCAAGAACATGACGCTTTCATCCAACACTATAAATACTAGGGTATATCTCCCCCTTTGGATTCATTCTCAATTAATTCAGTTACTTACTTGAGCGTCGAAGCCCTTTGCAGGTCCCCCTCGTGTTCCCCAGGGGTGGAGGACATCTGTAAATTTGTGGGAGATTGTAGAACCGATCCCGACTACGTCAATTCCCTCCATATTTTGGTAAGTATATAGTTTGCAAATATATACAATGTTCTCTTCCACATCACAAAAATCATCTTTCCTCCCATTGTCttcaattgattttaagttCATCAATCGCTGACTTTGGTGTCACATTTATGCGCTTTAATAATAAGAAAGTTAATGTGATTTAAATTGGGGTGAAGAGGGAgggtgatgtgccattattttctcttatttcttaacccttttttgcaccatttttagtattgattagtcttaattctcaaattaattaggcagctttattatttgggcccattcagctaatttgatgtttttaatctaatttcaggaattaatgaagcattgggcttgaatccagaattgggcttggacttgaagagggcggactattttattctacaaaattagatcttatcttatcttatctagatattatttagatttgatctcatctagatattatttcatctagatcttatcttatctagatttgatttgattttatttatgggcttggatttaaaacagatttgtaagcctTAGGgttggaaaactatataacagcaccaaggttctagtttagtcctctctctcttctctttctcctttttgttCGTTTTTGGCAATTTTAGTtctgacttttagttttatcaataaaattttgttcttcaatctataatttcgttctctattgattaatggaaggctaagtccccagcgttgttttctcttgaggatcaagtatagttctctttgaggttctattattactgttaaattttgttcagtttttcctcttcactaattactctgaatttgttgctattaattcatgcatgcttagtgcttgattaattgtctctgcgcttaatttacgttcatgcttaatgattgtttatgagtaattggtgtatgtgttgcttaatcacataatgaatgccttatgttaaattccgtttagtaatttaatttagggttggattaagtggttaaattgataaaggataaattctcgcaacctaggataagagacttgtttgtgaatcaaggggaagcaacgtattttaattctgatattttctaattcaattttactcgctgtttaatttacaaaagcaaacaaccccccc
This genomic interval from Glycine max cultivar Williams 82 chromosome 5, Glycine_max_v4.0, whole genome shotgun sequence contains the following:
- the LOC100803486 gene encoding probable purine permease 10, producing MTTNTIVTQQPQHSRLEKYKRWLRVSLYTILLLAGQCSGTLLVRFYFVKGGKSIWIQTSVQSAGFPILIPLLFHSKKHDKTNVPNNDTSKTKPKLPITFFLYLVFGLMIAAMDLTYACALLYLPLSTFALVCASQLIFNAVLTFFINSQKFTALILNSIIVLTISVTLIALNTESEETKNLSKQKQIIGFFCALGASAIFALHHSLMQFYFEKIIKTETFSTVLSMIFYPMIVGTIGGLVGLLVSGDWRTMGMEMKEFENGSVSYVMTLVCTSVTWQIGCVGMLGLIFEVSSLFSVVISNLELTIAPILAVMVFHDKIYGVKVIAFLLAMWGFLSYIYQHYLDDQKAKEDKSDCLEILKGNGEI